The Juglans microcarpa x Juglans regia isolate MS1-56 chromosome 8D, Jm3101_v1.0, whole genome shotgun sequence genomic sequence ACGGTACATCAGTATGCAGCTAAGTTTACTGAGTTATCCCGCTTTGCTACCTATCTGATTCCCGACGAGGAAAAGAAGGTGCGCAAATTTGAGCAAGGACTGAATGAGAAACTCTATGAGCGTGTGGTGGGTTTTCAGATTCAGAACTTCTCAGAAATGGTGAATAAGGCCACAGTTTTTGAACGAACCCTCCAAAGAAGCACTGCAATACATGAACAAAGGAAAAGGACTACGCCTACTGGGTACCATTCTGGCATGGACCAGGGAccgtggaaaaagagaaatgagagtAGTAGCTCGGGAAAAAGGTCGGTTCAGGGTAACCAACAACCTTATCAGTGTAGGACATGCAATCAAGTGCACTTCGGAGAGTGCAGAAAATGGGCGGGATTGTGTTTTCGTTGTGGCAAATCAGGACACTACATCAAGGAATGCCCAATGCAATTGGGTAGCAACAGGGCGACCATACTGCCACCTCCAAGAAATGAAGTTCCAGCACGAGGCAGCAACCAACGTCCTACTGCACCTGCACGAGTTTTTGCACTAACTCCTAGAGAGGTTGAGGGTAGGAATGACGTGATTACTGGTATGACTCCTTTGTTTTGCTTTAaagatcttatttttatttttacctccATTGATTGGTTTTGGTTAAGGCTTGGTATATTTGTGGTTCATGGATAAGGTTGATTGTGATCACAGgtactttttctttgttttctaataacgCTATTGTGTTATTTGACTCAGGAGTGACACACTCTTTTGTTTCCATGGCTTACTCTAGATTTTGCACCTTAGAAACTGAAAGGTTGAAGCATAAGTTAGTGGTTGTgaccccaacaggaaattcGATAGTTTGTAGTGAGATTCTCTTGGGTTGCCCTCTATCTATAGAGGGAAGACTGATGCTAGCAGATTTAATAGTGTTCCACatgattgggtttgatgtgattttgggtatggattggttggctTCCTACCACGCCAGTATTGATTGTTCTAAAAAGGAGGTGGTTTTCAGACCTCCACAAGAAAGTTAATTTCGGTTCACATGGTCGAAAGTGAGGTTGGTTCCACCCATCATTTCTGCCATTCAGGTTGGAAAATTGTTGCGtgatggttgtcagggattcttaGCCTGTGTGGTAGAAGCATCAAAAGAAGAGCTGATGTTGGAACAGATACCCGTTGTGAAAGATTATGCAGAAGTATTCCCAGAAGATTTATCAGGACTTCCACCcgagcgggaggtagagtttgctattgaacTGGTCCCAAGCACGACACCACTTTCGAAAGCACCTTACCGGATGGCGCCGTCTGAATTAGTGGAACTCAAGGAACAATTGCAAGATTTGTTGGATaagggtttcatcaggcccAATGTATCACCTTGGGAACTCCAAttctctttgtgaagaagaaggatggatcgatgagaatgtgtatcgattacagggaacttaatcgggtgacgataaagaataagtacccacTACCCCgtatagaagatttgtttgatcagcttcagggtgctcaggtattttcaaagattgatcttaGATCAGgttaccatcaattgaagatcaggGTAGAAGATGTGGCTAAGACAGCGTTCAGGACCCgatatggccattatgagtttttgctcatgccttttggcctgactaacgccccagcagtattcatggacttgatgaacagggtattccatgagtttttggataagtttgtggtgGTCTTTATTGACGACATactgatatactccaaaagcgaaaccgagcatgaagaacatttgaagttggtaCTTGGTACTCTCAGAGATAGACAGttgtttgctaagttgaagaagtgtgaattttggcttgattcaatcacGTTTCTGGGTCATGTAGTTTCAAAAGATGGCATTTCAGTGGACCCAGGAAAGGTGGAAGCAGTGGTTAATTGGTCGGCACCGaagaatgttcatgaggttaCAAGCTTCTTGGGATTAGCGGGTTATTACCGTCGATTCATCGATGGATTTTCCAGGATAGCAGTTCCTCTCACTGCACtcaccaagaaaaataataagtttgaatggacaacaaagtgtgaagaaagcttccagAAGTTGAAACAGAGATTAGTGACAGCTCCGGTGTTAACAGTCCCCACAGCTAGAGGTGGTTTTGTCGTCTATAGTGATGCATTAAGGCTTGGATTGGGGTGTgtactgatgcaacatgggaaggttatagcttaTGCCTCACGCCAGCTGAAAGtgtatgagcagaattatcccacacatgatctggaactcgcagcagtcatttttgcacttaagctttggagacactatctgtatggggaaaagtgcgaaatttatatggatcacaaaagtttgaaatatttctttacccaaaaggaattaaatatgaggcagaggagatGGCTTGAGTTGATTAAGGATGATGATTGTACCATtaattatcacccaggcaaagTTAACGTTGTAGCCGATGCCCTAAGTAGGAAGTCAATGGGACCGACAGTTGCAGCCATTACCACTCAGCATAGGTTGTTAATGGACTTAGAAAGAGCCGATATTGAAGTCATTGCTAGTGATACAAATGCTTTCATGGCCAGTTTAGTAGTTCAACCTGTCTTGATGGATAGAATCAAAGCTTCTCAGAAAGTGGACTCAGGGTTAGTGAAACTAGTGGAAGAAGTCGGGAATGGGGACAAACCTGATTTTAGCGTTTCtgaggatggagttttgaggtttagaggTAGAGTATGTATACCTACtgatgatgaactaaaaaggGTAATTTTTGAAGAGGCACACTGTTCTTTGTACACAgttcacccagggagtaccaagatgtatcgggacttGAGAGGGTCTTTTTGGTAgaatggtatgaaaagagaaattgctaaatttgtggaacaatgcctaacttgccaacaggtgaaGGCGGAGCATTAGAGACCTACAGGATTACTACAGCCACTCCAAATTctagagtggaagtgggagcatatctCTATGGACTTCGTGACAGGTCTACCAAGGACTTTAAGCggacaagatgctatatgggtgatcgtggatcgcttaACGAAGACCACTCGTTTTGTGCCCactaaagtttcttataaactggAGAAACTAGCTGAGCTGTATGtgcgggagatagtgaggttgcatggagtaCTGGTATCCATTGTGTTGGATAGAGATCCCCGTTTTACTTCTAAGTTCTGGCAAAGCTTATaggaggcaatgggtactaagttaagtttcagtactGCTTTTCACCCTCAGACCGATGGGCAGTCAAAAAGGACTATTCAGATtttagaagacatgttgagggtgtgtgtgatggattttaagggaacttggatgcgacatttacctttggttgagttcgcttataataatagtttccaggctagcattgggatGCCACCCTAtgaggttttgtatggcagaaggtgtagatctccattctattgggatgaagtaggcgAAAGGAAACTTATAGGGCTagagattattcagcagaccacGGAAAAGATAAATACCTTCcgggctagaatgaaagcagTGCAAAGCCgacagaagagttatgcagataaacGCCGTCGCCAGTTAGAatttgaggttggagataaGGTATTTTTGAGGATTGCACCGATaaaaggagttatgagattcggaaagaagggtaagttaagcccaagatatattggacCTTTTGAGATTCTGGATCAGATTGGACCAGTGGCATACAGGGTGGCCCTACAACCGGCATTCTCGGGAGTGCATAACGTGTTTCATGTGTCTATGTTGAGGAAGTACATTCATGACGCCACCCACGTTATAGATCATGAACCCCTTCAGATTCAAGAGGATATGACATACACCGAAGaactagtgcatattttggacAGGAAGGTGCAAGTATTACGGACTTGAACCATCCCTTTGGTTAAAGTattgtggaataatcatgctatcagCGAAGCATCTTGGGAATTCGAGGAAGATATGCGAGTTAAGTATCCTCACTTGTTTGAAGAGAATTTTTACAGCTTGTAGTAAATTCCGAGGATGGAATTTTTtgtaagggggaggatgtaaggCCCAAGCGTTGTGAGGCCCGGACCAGTGCGCAAAAAGGGCCCAGCCTTTTTCTTGGAAGTTTTCGGAATGGCACCGTTTTGGGTAAGCAATTTCCTTCACCCTCAGCTCCCCCGATTCCTTCtccacctttttctttttcgattTCTTCTGTTTTCCCCCGTATCCTTCTCTTTCCCGTAACCCACTCCTCCTTCTCGTGTCCCTCTCTTCGCTTCGTGGAGTTTGTTGGTGATTCCGAAGTCATGCCCTAGTTCttccccatttttcttttccctcacattcggtttttctctcaaatccaacgctctctctctctcttactctgTTTTTCTGCGTTTTGTTTGGAGTTGCAGTGGATAATCTCAGTGAGTGATGCCGAGCCTTGTTGAGCGAGGTGCTACGTTGTTGGgtggaaaagaaatttttgatgGGTGGCCGAGAGCTTCTTCAGTGGTCCGTGATTTTGGTGGTTTTTTATTCGGTGCGCCTTGTGGTTGCCGTAGTGCAGTGAGTTCGAAGTTCTACTCGGTTTCACATAAACATTGAGTCTTCACCGAAAATTTTTCACTTCGttgagtattttataaattttggtcTTTTGGTTTGgtattttagaaataattagACGGGAATTTGTTGGGTGCCGATTAACATCTAGAAGTGATGGGATTTTTCGGTTGTGGACTTGTGAATGGAGAGAAACGTGCGATGTGTAGTGTCgttttggttaaattgttggCGATTGCTTGGGGTTATGAGCTACTGAATTAAGTGTGATTTattgatgagttgagttgacattggttttgatggTTGTATTGGATAATATTAAGATTTGTATATGGTACGTTGGGTTGAAATGCGGGCTGTCCAGATTACTATTTGGCCGTATTAGTAAGTTGTTTTTGAGCTatattatgggttttaattattagatggacGTTATGTCAATTGTTGTTTGATACTCagtgtatatatgttttttctaTCGATAGGTGACGAGATTCTTAGAGGTCGAGTTCAAGACATAGATAACACGCtacaggagtcaggtaagcggggttcctatgctaggttttatacaagttaataaatCTGAGATTGACTTTATgtaaacttgcatattttgtgatgtaatGGGAACTTGGGAAAAcgaagatcaacctcggtcgcttatttgcattattcatgaaatctgtgtgaaaaatgaaaaatatgttctgacatgtattgtgtagacatgagctaaattctgtcatgtagtttctgaaatctgaaaaaggagcgatattgagaatctgaaaaattgtgcatttatttataaagatgTTCTGGCATTTGctttcagtgtgtgtaaactgtcaaattatgttttggtactctgtattattttgatataacatatgaAAATCTTTGACATGGGgtactggtttttgtatttgactctgtctctgttttgctctgctctgctctgttatgctctgctctgtttgggttggtaccaacttctctgtctctgagtggacccactttggaaacaaagtggttttattgtggtctttcctgtgtgcacacttggggctccgagaagaataaaggaaagattcacctctgtctctacctggtttggccaccagggttagcacaaccttaccacgggggtaaaacatggtctctgctctgtgtgatactctgttttgatgtgaagatgatactcagtttatgttatgccaaagtattacgggttttacttgtcttgaAACCATTGCTCTATTacatttggaaaatatgtttttgttctGCAAGATAAcgctgtaaaatattttgttctacatattgcactttgtaaatgctcatgtttgcacactaGCATATGTCtcctgcttactgagttgttgataactcacctcccattttcttcataatatttttagatgatgtggatagtccaactgaggaccgagtttagtttggtgagcatgattaagccgAGGAGGGGATGTTAAGacaaggaattctgatgtccttcaaatttaatgtctcttagatttattttcatcttggtttagtaagactcgttaagttatcaatttggtttgttatgactaccgggagattgtggactccttagtttatttttgttctgttgcaatattggttttatggagttttcaaggtgtttatttagaagacttgagtttgagttttgacaataaagttttgttggagatttattttagttgtcaAAATATGTGTTTATAAGTCACAGGTAGTAATtgtccaagccacccgggtttagggtgttacatttggtatcagagccaggtttgaggttctgcagactatagTATGTAAGATTTCAGAGTGTAGATAGTgtttaagaaatcattttttagatttattatGATAGTGAAGCGAACTATAGGGTTGAATATTGTAGATGTGGGAAGTCTTATAATTCGCAGGCTTTAGGAATGGTTTTGAGGTGTGGTATTTCACAGGTCTATGAACTAAGTTCATGTTGATTAAGGTTTAGATTAATTACGGAGTCTTCTTGAATAGTCAGATGGGGTAAGGTATTAGATTTTGGGAGATTGACTATTACTACCGTTGTGCgtacttcttttctctcttttatagGTTTTCCTACATTTTtgaagtataatatatatgttttgttttgttggagatttattttagttgtgttagaatatttgtttataagtcacaggtagtaattctccaagccacccgagTTTGGGGCGTTCCACTTTCTCAAAGACCAAATTCCAACATGGTTTGCCATTGGAGGTTATGTTGGTATTGCTGCAATCTCTATGGGTACTCTTCCACATATCTTTTCCCAACTCAAATGGTATTACATATTGGCCATCAACATATTCGCAGCCATATTGGCTTTCTGTAATGCATATGGTTGTGGGCTTACCAATTGGTCCCTTGCATCGAGTTATGGAAAGCTGACCATGTTTATCATTGGAGCATGGGCTGGTGCCTCGCATGGTGGAGTTCTTGCTGGCTTAGCAGCTTGTGGAGTTATGATGAACAATGTCTCGACAGCCTCTGACCTACTGCAGGCTTTTAAGACAGGTTACTTAACGCTGACTTCACCGTGCTCAATGTTCGTGAGCCTAAACAGCAATCGGGTGTGTAATCGCGCCGTGTGTGTTTTGGCTCTTTTACAAGGCTTTTGATGATCTTGGGCTTCCTGGCAGTGAGTATCCTGCCCCTTATGCTGTTGTGTACCGTAACATGGCTATGTTGGGAGTAGAGGGCTTCTCAAGTCTACCAAACAAATGCCTCCTACTTTGCTATGTGTTCTTTGGTGCAGCCATtctgataaattttattaaagataTAGTGGGCAAGAAGTGGCGAAGGTTCATTCCACTCCCAATGGCGATGGCAATACCTTTCTATATAGGACCTTATTTCGTTCTTGACATTTGTGCTGGAAGCTTAATCTTGTTcatttggaagaaaataaacaaaagcaaGGTAGATGCTTTTGGGCCTACAGTAGCAACTGGTTTAATATGTGGGGATGGGATGTGGACTTTGCCTGCTTTTATCCTTGCTCTGGCTGGGGTTAAGCCACCAATTTGCATGAGGTTTCTGTCACGAGGATCGAATGCGAAGGTTGATTAGTTCTTATCATCACAGGGCTAAGTATAGCATGTGACATGATATATTGAAGGTTTTAAATATTCATGAAGATCTTAAAATAAGGAGTGAGGCCACATATTTAGCAACATATGATATTGAAGATTTTAACCTTTTTATTAGATATGAATATTTGTCATGGCATTGTTTGCTGTGAATTTAGTGAGCAAAAACATACAATCTAAAGACATGCATATTGATGTTAACGATGAATTTTTATAGCTTAAAACTACAGAAAAACTGGATTCTTGTCTGTTTTAATTTTAGCTAAAGAAATTGGAATTCAAATGCAATTGAAATGTAAATAGAATCCATATTCGTGAAAGTTAATTTGTAGAAAGAAGTTGATGAATATATTGATGACGAGATGACACAGTCAGCTTAAAAATCTTGGCTTGAAAAAGAAGTTTGAGCGATTTccaagatataaaaatatttctggcTTAAAAAACTAAGATGTTTAGATGGTGATTATTtgacaaaacattatcataGCCTTGAGATTTTCTAAaacatgatgaatattttgatcttaatgatttaatttttttgaattaaaagtGTTAAAAGTCAGATGTTCTACTCCAATGAAAGCATCAAATT encodes the following:
- the LOC121242280 gene encoding uncharacterized protein LOC121242280 — protein: MSDLNANENEREANPSASEVLRAVAHQLIDDLVQNPTSRQRNYEQKVAFATFKLTGEAKRWWISERTIREVEGTEIVSWLHFKQIFLERFFPSSFREDKAMEFATLVQGTMTVHQYAAKFTELSRFATYLIPDEEKKVRKFEQGLNEKLYERVVGFQIQNFSEMVNKATVFERTLQRSTAIHEQRKRTTPTGYHSGMDQGPWKKRNESSSSGKRSVQGNQQPYQCRTCNQVHFGECRKWAGLCFRCGKSGHYIKECPMQLGSNRATILPPPRNEVPARGSNQRPTAPARVFALTPREVEGRNDVITGVTHSFVSMAYSRFCTLETERLKHKLVVVTPTGNSIVCSEILLGCPLSIEGRLMLADLIVFHMIGFDVILGMDWLASYHASIDCSKKEGFLACVVEASKEELMLEQIPVVKDYAEVFPEDLSGLPPEREVEFAIELVPSTTPLSKAPYRMAPSELVELKEQLQDLLDKGFIRPNVSPWELQFSL